From the Polaribacter huanghezhanensis genome, the window AACAGATGTAAAAGATAGAATGCACGAATTAAATGAAACGATCAACTGGAAACCAGAATCAACAGGAACTGGTCGTTTTGGAAATTGGTTGAAAAATGCGAATGATTGGAATTTATCTCGTTCTCGTTTTTGGGGAATTCCATTGCCAATCTGGAGAACAGAAGATGGTAAAGAAGAAATTATTATTGGTTCTGTAGAAGAATTGAAATCAGAGATGAAACGTGCCGTTGATGCAGGTGTGATGTCTGAGGATATTTTTGCTGAGTTTGAAGTTGGAAATATGTCTGAAGAAAACTATGATAAAATCGATTTGCATAAAAATGTAGTTGATAAAATTACCTTAGTTTCTGCATCAGGAAAACCAATGAACCGCGAAAGTGATCTGATTGATGTTTGGTTCGATTCAGGTTCTATGCCTTATGCACAATGGCATTATCCGTTTGAGAATAAAGAATTAATAGACAATAAAGAGTTTTATCCAGCAGATTTTATTGCAGAAGGAGTAGATCAAACAAGAGGTTGGTTTTACACATTGCATGCCATTGGAACAATGGTTTTTGATTCCGTTGCCTATAAAAATGTAGTTTCTAACGGTTTGGTTTTAGATAAAAACGGACAGAAAATGTCGAAGCGTTTAGGAAATGCAACGGATCCTTTTGAAACCTTGAAAACCTACGGCGCAGATGCAACGCGTTGGTACATGATTAGCAATGCAAATCCGTGGGATAATTTAAAATTTGACTTAGAAGGAATTGCAGAGGTGCGTCGTAAATTCTTCGGAACGCTGTACAACACATATTCGTTTTTTACTTTGTATGCAAATATTGATAAATTCACGTATGCAGAAGCAGATGTTCCGTTAAACGAACGACCAGAAATAGATCGTTGGATTTTATCAGAATTACATTCACTTATAAAAAGAGTTGATGCCTTTTATGCAGATTACGAGCCAACAAAAGCAACACGAGCAATTTCTGATTTTGTGCAAGAATATTTAAGTAATTGGTATGTAAGATTGTGTAGAAGACGTTTTTGGAAAGGCGACTATGAGCAAGATAAAATTTCTGCATATCAAACATTATATACGTGTATGTTAACTGTCGCAAAATTAAGTGCTCCAGTTGCACCATTTTTTATGGATAGATTGTACACAGATTTAATTAATGCAACCAAAAAAGAGACTTTTGAATCTGTACATTTAGCAGATTTTCCAACGTTTGATGCATCATTTATTGATGCTTCTTTAGAACGAAAAATGGAAAATGCGCAAACCATTTCGTCTTTAGTATTATCATTAAGAGCAAAAGAAAAAATAAAAGTGCGTCAGCCATTGCAAAAAATTATGATTCCGGTGTTAGATGCACAACAAAAAGCAGCAATTTTAGCCGTTTCTGATTTGATAAAACACGAAGTAAATGTAAAGGAAATAGAGTTGTTAGATGATGCTTCAGGGATTTTAGTGAAGCAAATTAAACCCAATTTTAAAACATTAGGGCCAAAATTTGGGCGCGATATGAAATTGATTTCTAACGCAATCCAAAATTTTAGTCAAGAAGATATTATCAACATCGAAAAAGATGGACATCTTTCTATCAAAATTGATGAAAAAAGTATACATTTGGAAATCTCAGATGTAGAAATTTCATCTAAAGATATTGAAGGTTGGTTGGTAGCAAATGCACACGGATTAACCGTTGCTTTAGACGTTACAATTTCTGAGGATTTACGCAAAGAAGGAATTGCCAGAGAATTGGTCAACAGAATTCAGAATTTACGTAAAGATTCTGGTTTTGAAGTTACAGATAAGATACAACTTACAGTGTTAAATTATCAAAGTTTACAAGAATCGGTATTGGAAAATAAAGCGTATATTATGAGTGAAACATTAACCAAAGAAATGGTTTTTGTTGATGTA encodes:
- the ileS gene encoding isoleucine--tRNA ligase encodes the protein MSAKFAEYKGLDLPKVADEILESWEKNNIFEKSITSREGNEPFVFFEGPPSANGLPGVHHVLARAIKDIFPRYKTMKGFQVKRKAGWDTHGLPVELGVEKELGITKEDIGTKITVEEYNEACKKAVMRYTDIWNDMTRKVGYWVDMEDPYITYKSKYMESVWWLLKEIYSKKLMYKGYTIQPYSPKAGTGLSSHELNQPGTYQDVTDTTVVAQFKTIKNTLPAFLQVDGDVHFLAWTTTPWTLPSNTALTVGPKIEYVLVDTFNQYTFEPTKVVLAKNLVGKQFAGKKFNQVKDAAALASYSKEDKQIPYLVLNEFKGKDLVGIKYEQLLKYALPYENPENAFRVISGDFVTTEDGTGIVHTAPTFGADDAMVAKQATPEIPPLLVLDDNGNPVPLVDLQGKFRPELGEFAGKYVKNEYYNDGEAPEKSVDVELAIKLKTENKAFKVEKYVHSYPNCWRTDKPILYYPLDSWFIKVTDVKDRMHELNETINWKPESTGTGRFGNWLKNANDWNLSRSRFWGIPLPIWRTEDGKEEIIIGSVEELKSEMKRAVDAGVMSEDIFAEFEVGNMSEENYDKIDLHKNVVDKITLVSASGKPMNRESDLIDVWFDSGSMPYAQWHYPFENKELIDNKEFYPADFIAEGVDQTRGWFYTLHAIGTMVFDSVAYKNVVSNGLVLDKNGQKMSKRLGNATDPFETLKTYGADATRWYMISNANPWDNLKFDLEGIAEVRRKFFGTLYNTYSFFTLYANIDKFTYAEADVPLNERPEIDRWILSELHSLIKRVDAFYADYEPTKATRAISDFVQEYLSNWYVRLCRRRFWKGDYEQDKISAYQTLYTCMLTVAKLSAPVAPFFMDRLYTDLINATKKETFESVHLADFPTFDASFIDASLERKMENAQTISSLVLSLRAKEKIKVRQPLQKIMIPVLDAQQKAAILAVSDLIKHEVNVKEIELLDDASGILVKQIKPNFKTLGPKFGRDMKLISNAIQNFSQEDIINIEKDGHLSIKIDEKSIHLEISDVEISSKDIEGWLVANAHGLTVALDVTISEDLRKEGIARELVNRIQNLRKDSGFEVTDKIQLTVLNYQSLQESVLENKAYIMSETLTKEMVFVDVLNDGTEIEFDNIKSRILINKM